Genomic window (Streptococcus suis S735):
ATACACTAGATAGGGATATTCTCCAAAGAAAAACGACTCTTAGAGCCGTTCAAAACCTAGGAAACGAGTCCCCTGAAAATGCAGGGTGCCTACATCTCTCTCTGCTAAAAGGGCATATTCATCTGAACGAAGGCGAAATTCCTGCCGTTTTCCCTCCCATTCAAACGTTACATAATAATTGGTTCGTGCTACTTCGTTACCAAAAACATGGGTTCGTTTAGAGACAAGCTTAGCCTTGCAAGATTCTTTGGGCGCCCGATTGTTGTGGTGCCATTCCATAAAATTTTTAATGATATGGAAACAAACT
Coding sequences:
- a CDS encoding DUF2500 domain-containing protein, whose protein sequence is MFENLFDPDGSLVWHTALFYSFSAIILATVCFHIIKNFMEWHHNNRAPKESCKAKLVSKRTHVFGNEVARTNYYVTFEWEGKRQEFRLRSDEYALLAERDVGTLHFQGTRFLGFERL